The DNA sequence AAGACTGTTTTGGCACTGATTGGATATGGCACATGCAGGTGCTTGTATGACTTGGGAACTGGCAGAATCTGGCaatgattttattgtttctatTATAAATGGAGCTGATTTAGTACCTACGTTCTCAGCTGCTTCTGTGGATGACTTGCGAGCTGAGGTTTGCCTGGAAGtgttattttgaatttctaAAACTTGAGAATACTaccttaaatatatatattaagtataGCTGAAGATTGCCCTTGTCATTCCccatattatattaatttttgtcaTGGGTTAACAAGATGATGCCAATGCTTATGGGAGGAAATGATCCTGGACCTAGGGTGGGTTAGATATCTAGTTTAGGTTTTTGTCAAGTACACTATGCTTTGATTGCTGCCTTCTGTGCCTGACAAAACCAATATGCCTAGTTGCCTAGTTGCAGTACATATATTACGTACATTTATAGATTGCCCTAGTTATTTCCCAtattatgttaatttttgggttaACAAAATGATACCAATGCTTATGAGAGGAAATAATCCTGGACTGGGGTGGGTTAGATATCTAGTTTAGGTTTTTGTGAAGTACACTATTACCTGCTGAAACCGAAATGCCTAGTTTCAGTTTGCTGAGTATGCCTAGTTTCAGTTAACTATCAATTCATTCtgttcttaattaattaattaatttatttattaggtGACAGCATCTGCTTGGCTGAATGATCTGAGAAATCAGATAGAGCGTACAAGAATTCTTAGCACTGTCTATCGTTCTGCTTCGGCTTTGAGTTCCCGTCTTCCATCCATTGCCAGTGCTAAAGCAAAAGTTGCTGGGGCTGGGGCAATTTTACGCCCAGTTTCCAGCAGTACACGGGTAGCCCTTTTTCTCAGCACAATCTATTTCTCCATGCATTATCTAGTTTCCATGGATTATCCCATGTCCTTCCATCAAATGGACATAACAATAATATAGTATCTTATTATTGGAAATTTGGCAAGTAATTTcaactaaaaacattatttttgtttcttttcccgACGAGTTCCCTTGCTTATTTCTAGGTCCTCTTGGAAGCATTGTTACCCTTATGAGCAATGAGGGAGCATTCTCCATGTTTTTTGAATACTGTTAGCTGAATCAGTTTTTAACTTCTTAAATTGGTGGTTTATTTCTGTGATCTGTACTCATAATTAGGGCTAAGTGCCCTAGTGACTTTGGTTTAATTCTGTTTCTAATGTCCACAGGTTGTGATGAGAAGAGCCCAGAGCATGGCTCAAGCAGCATGGATTCGTCCTGCACTTTTATCCTCATGGTCATGTATGGGACCTCGTCATCGAGTGACAGCAGTTTCAAACTCAAAAGAAGCAGGAAATTCCTCAGAACCTTCCTCTAGAATCGAATCGTCTGAGCCTCTTATCACATCCCCCACCAGAGCTAAAACTACCATTGAAAGTACAGAACTTCCCATATCTTCATCAGGACTGGAATGGAGTTCAGAAATCGAATGTTCTTGTTCTGATGAAATGGGTCCTCACTCTCATGGGGATGCTTGTCTTGATGAGGATGAGGACATCATGGCCCAGGATGGACATGAAGACCGTATGACTGAAGTTGAGTTGTGGCAACAACTTGAACATGAACTTTACAATCGGCCAGATGGTGAGGAGTCTGATGTAGCAAACGAAATAAGGGAAGAAGAAGCAGCAGCCATTGCAGAGGTCGGTGAGGCGCCTCAGAGCTCTGCTCCAGAAATGAAGGAAGCACACAGATTCTTTCCTCCGGGAAAGATTATGCATATTGTTACCCTTCTCTCTGAAGGAGCAGAATGTGAAGGTGATGGCACCATCTCCAATGATACAGTTGATGCTCAGTCAATAGAGACTAATAAGGTTGGGATTTTTCTCACTCCAAGGTCGTTGTATAGCAAGCTGAGGCTGTCACAGACCATGATCAGTGACCACTTCATGCCAGTTTATAGAAGGCAGATAGAAAAACTGATTAGAGAACTTGAGAAGGAAGAAGTTTCAAATACTGATGATCATTATAATACGGAGGTCGGAGAGGTAGCATTATAGAGAATTGGACCACCAGACCTACCACAATACTGAAAGAAGAGCCAAGTTCTTGTCCCAAGGTTTTTCCAGATCTAACCAACCTAGAAATTGTAAACATTCATCGTCTTCACAAAATTGGGGAGCATGGTGTTGGAACCCACAGGTGTAATGCTCTGACCGGAGTCCTCAATTATGTTTATCATAGGTGAAAGATCTTGGAAGGTTGTATCACTTCATAGCCTTTCAAAATCTCAGTCTTTTGTACAGTATTAATATTTGGGTTGAAACTTTGATTCTTTTGTTCTTTAATAGAATGAGTTGATTTGTTCAATTGCCTTGCTCTATTGAATTGTATTTATTATGACAAGTTCATCATATGATGCTGCCTTTCTTCTCTTGGTTTCATTTATATGGCAAATTGTCAAAAATTACTTAATGGGCTTTGTGAGGAGTCAATTCAGATACAGAATGAGAAGCTCGACTAGTGGCCACTGATGGGTTTTAAGCCTGGCACCCTTGCTTGTGTGCCATCTATGTAACTAACACAACTGGTAAACTAATATTATAGCCTGCTAATGCAATTTACAGGCAGCTTTCTTGATGTACTGTTGTGGATTATGGAAAAGGATCGAATTCTTGATGACCAGATTGATGGTGGAAGTGATAGAATTGTTGGTGACCAGATTTATAGAAGAGACCGCTAAATTTCTGCTATGCGGATGTCAGCTTGGATCTCAAACCCAGAAGGCTAGCAATCAACAGTCATGAGCAAAAGGTGCCTGCAGCAACTCTAACAACCGCAAAACAGGTTATGAGAGTCTTTATCTTTTATGGTCCCAGAGAAAACAACACTTGGATTATGATTTGAACTTGTTGAATATGACTTGAATGTTTTTAAAGTTTTCCCACACACCTATCTATCACATTGCATTATTGCTTTCGTCACACATAACTAGTCTGGTCCagctaatttattaattttggcTTTCATTCTGTAGGAAGAGCATCAATGAGTCACCACTTGATGGCAATCTCACATCAGGAGCACGATCTTAGACCTAATTATAAAGTAGTTTCTTCATTGATAATTGGTTGTAGTTCATAGAAATGTTTAAACTATACGGGTCATGGAAAATTATACACAtggtatatatatgaatatcCTTGTGACATAAGGCATAATCCCTATACAAGATCTCCAGGTTGTTTAACAAATGCTAGGAATCCATAAAATATGATAGAAATTGTCCATATTCCCggaaccctttttttttttcctggtgtataatcataaattgaaaaatgttCTAAACCAATCCAGAGACAAAGAAAGTGAAATTCAAGCAATCCATACATAAATAACCGTTAAGAAAAGCAAACTCCAAGGCTATCCAAATGCACAACAGAAGGGTATAGTTAACACTTTGCCTAAGCTTTGGATCTTGGAAGCATCAggagaagggaaaaaaagaaaaattgaaagaaaagtaaattggaaaagaaaaatctaaggTACTGAATCAATACCTACCCAATATTAAATCCGGGCCGTTCAAACATACCGGATCGAGGTTAAACAAATGAGACTAAAGTGCAAAGGAATGAAGATAAGCTATAAAACAAAGAGACTTAGGTGCACAACTATAAGACCACAAAGTTGTGGGCAATGAGACTTGACTTGTACATGTGGTATCACCTTATGGATGATGCCTTTGGTCTGAAGAAGTACCCTTTGGTACTATAGATGGACCCAACTAGAAATTTTGGTGAAAATTAGTAAACAATGGAACTCTTCATTTTCTATTGTCAAAAACTTGAGTTctatcttctttcctttttctgatTCTCTTACTTTTATTCTTCTACTTTCCAGTGACCTAACTTAACCTGAAGAGGAAATGATATGAAACAAATGTGCTTTTGGAGAAGGCGTTGTGGTCTGTGTGGACACCCTTGTCGTGTATCACGTTTCTAGATTATATAATTCctttctttataattttctctGTGCCTTTGCTTGATTTCAGTTGGTCAAAGCAAATAAACTTTCCTTTATTTCAGTTTATTTAAATGACACACTTGGCTCGAAATGTCATTTTAGAACTCTGCTTTCAGCACATGTGCTAATagaaaaatgatcaaatgaTTCGATTCAATCCTGTATTTTGGATTACAGACCGAGTCTAATCCTCTGATAGAGACCCATCTGAACGTGTGTAGTTTAGCTGGTTCTACGCTTTATCAAGTTGCAAACTGTTGCCTCAACCCCCTTTTATTTTTGTAGGTTATTCTACCTACAATCAACTAGTATATCCGTGAATTCAGGGTTGAATAGTACTGGTGAATACTGGTACGAATCAGCCAAGTTGTATCCACTATCCAGCTCGACTAGGGTTGCAATTGCTATTGTGTGATTCGACAATGGCTTGATTCGAAGTCAAATCAGATCACTCGCTAGACACGCAGAACCACCGAGAGTTATGGCAACATGACTCGGGTCTAATGGAAATggaagtgaaaataattaatgattTCCCCTCGTGGATCAAGGAAAAATGGAAcaagaaaccatccaaattgacttttttttttttaatcatttttattttttattttcaagttacCCCAATTGTCAAAAATTAATGTCTGGGTGTGAAATTAAGATgagaatgtttttatttatttgaccaattcactattttttttttgattttttttgagCTTTTTAactatcatatcatatatataatttgctATCGAGACTGATGCGTCTCGGGATTTGCTCAATAACTAATACAATGACTTTGAACCATATATTAGGTTGATGAATCCTTTATACATATTAGAGAAATGATGCTTATTACATCCCAAAGATATCATCGGTCTATGCGATTAATTGCTTTGATTTGGTGCTCAGTACTTAATATGATTTTCAGACCTAGTCATTAATGACAATGTTCTCAATATAGGAACCTGCAGACCATAATATAGCTTGTAAAATTATTTCCATGATGTTGCATACACCTAACCCTTTGTGGGTTTTTATTAATGACAGGTATATCGAGACATACATTcagatttctttcttttctgtaTGACAAGTCGAAATTAGTATTAGCTACTCAGATGGACCCAGTCATCAATTTCTACGAGTTTAAAGACCTGACAGCaggatatttttcttcattaatgAGGGATTAGGGTTCATGAACAGAACTGTACATGAATTCAATCATACAAGTACCCCTGTTGATTTTTGCTTATGGTCTCATCTTCATCTGGGTTGTTTTGGTCAATACATGTACTGGGAAGAATCCCTCCATTTAATGCTAGGACTTTATTGCAATTTGCTTTGCGTGATGAAGACATTTATCGTCTTGATTAAGTTGACCATAGACTTTTAGGTATTTTTAtccgggttttttttttaatatttaattttttttataagcaaagtagtatatataaatatatatatgaaaaaggaaaataggaaCGGATACACAAACAGAATATTACATGCACAAAGTGGCATATTCATGAAagagagaaacaaagaaaaaacaactccctctttatagtttttcttttttcataaatgttcttgattttgtttaaaattaacaaaaacattaagaaagtacaaagaagagaaaaatcggttaagaaaaatggtttttatatttgattttactaaatatgaaagaaaatcaaatttatttaaaattaattagaaatttatgtatttttaaataatatatatatatatatatatatatatatatatatatatatatattttttttttttttattttctcttttcttctaattttatctttt is a window from the Vitis riparia cultivar Riparia Gloire de Montpellier isolate 1030 chromosome 9, EGFV_Vit.rip_1.0, whole genome shotgun sequence genome containing:
- the LOC117922343 gene encoding uncharacterized protein LOC117922343; this translates as MATATMATAAGAAALLYYTLNKKLQTGRSTEEDDENVNNHATIGIERVSHRMIQAPATWLETISTLSETLRFTYSETLGKWPIGELAFGINFLLKRQGNLHVGSVFGGEDSLQLKGPEIIAELRYLLNLLTLCWHFSKKPFLLFLEETGYSIENVLLHEPKAGILKPAFTILADHKTKYFLLLIRGTHSIKDTLTAATGAVVPFHHTVVHEGGVSNLVLGYAHCGMVAAARWIAKLSTPCLTKALGEYPDYKVKIVGHSLGGGTAALLTYVLREQKELSTTTCVTFAPGACMTWELAESGNDFIVSIINGADLVPTFSAASVDDLRAEVTASAWLNDLRNQIERTRILSTVYRSASALSSRLPSIASAKAKVAGAGAILRPVSSSTRVVMRRAQSMAQAAWIRPALLSSWSCMGPRHRVTAVSNSKEAGNSSEPSSRIESSEPLITSPTRAKTTIESTELPISSSGLEWSSEIECSCSDEMGPHSHGDACLDEDEDIMAQDGHEDRMTEVELWQQLEHELYNRPDGEESDVANEIREEEAAAIAEVGEAPQSSAPEMKEAHRFFPPGKIMHIVTLLSEGAECEGDGTISNDTVDAQSIETNKVGIFLTPRSLYSKLRLSQTMISDHFMPVYRRQIEKLIRELEKEEVSNTDDHYNTEVGEVAL